A part of Miscanthus floridulus cultivar M001 chromosome 6, ASM1932011v1, whole genome shotgun sequence genomic DNA contains:
- the LOC136461103 gene encoding uncharacterized protein, protein MDYGSGHIWPKHALDPGLVYDASYQDYLLFACASTGSQLDRSETQHFSNILVLGHIKQLKRGLTFRGHDESEESSNKGNFIELLKFLAGNSEEVNKYVLNNAPDDTTSLSLKKAIEVLLVSNGLSMQQIRGQGYDGASNMKGDIKGLKTLIMQESPSAYYIYCFAHQLQLVLIAIAKGNTDCKTFFDQISILLNIVGVSCKHHDMLRNARLENVKKALECGELESGSGLNQEMGLPRPGDTRWGSHYKTICSIITIYSSIHDVLIELGADNAYKEDWTKIHFVLGAFETFEFVFFVHLMYVILGYTNELSKCLQRRDQDILNAISLVNVAKSRMQELRSNGWDNFLQKVTSFCIKHGVKVPAMDGAYVPYGKSARYARARNQTNDDHFRREVYIGVIDQISQELDNRFDEINMELLSCMSAFSPSNSFASFDARKVHRLAEFYPKDFSNNDLLKLE, encoded by the exons ATGGACTACGGCTCGGGCCACATCTGGCCCAAGCACGCGCTGGACCCAGGCCTCGTCTACGACGCGTCGTACCAGGACTACCTGCTCTTCGCGTGTGCCAGCACCGGCTCCCAGCTcgaccgctcg GAAACACAACACTTCTCAAACATTCTGGTTCTAGGGCACATAAAGCAGCTCAAGAGAG gATTGACATTTCGtggacatgatgaaagtgaagagtcTAGCAACAAAGGCAACTTCATTGAACTTTTAAAGTTTCTTGCAGGAAATAGTGAAGAAGTGAACAAGTATGTCTTGAACAATGCACCAG atgatactacctcTTTGTCACTTAAGAAAGCAATTGAAGTTTTACTTGTTAGTAATGGATTGAGTATGCAACAGATTAGAGGTCAAGGTTATGATGGAGCtagcaatatgaaaggagatattaaaggGCTCAAaactttaatcatgcaagaatcaCCTTCCGCTTATTATATTTATTGCtttgcacatcaactccaactagtTCTTATTGCTATTGCCAAAGGAAATACTGACTGCAAGACTTTTTTTGATCAAATATCTATCTTGTTGAACATTGTTGGGGTTTCTTGCAAGCATCATGATATGCTTCGAAATGCTAGGCTTGAGAATGTCAAGAAAGCACTAGAGTGTGGTGAGCTTGAATCAGGGAGTGGATTAAATCAAGAGATGGGTTTACCTAGGCCTGGTGACACTCGGTGGGGCTCTCATTACAAAACTATATGTAGCATCATCACTATATATTCCTCAATTCATGATGTgctcattgaacttggtgctgATAATGCATATAAGGAAGATTGGACAAAGATACATTTTGTGCTTGGAGCATTTGAAacctttgagtttgttttctttgtgCACTTAATGTATGTTATTCTTGGATATACAAATGAGTTATCCAAGTGCTTGCAGAGAAGGGAtcaagatattcttaatgcaatctcacttgttaatgtggcaaagaGCAGAATGCAGGAGTTGAGGTCTAATGGTTGGGATAATTTTCTTCAGAaggtcacttctttttgtattAAACATGGTGTTAAAGTTCCTGCTATGGATGGTGCTTATGTGCCTTATGGAAAATCAGCACGGTATGCTCGTGCCcgaaaccaaacaaatgatgaCCATTTCCGAAGAGAAGTATAcattggtgtcattgatcaaattAGTCAAGAGCTTGATAATCGGTTTGATGAGATCAATATGGAGCTACTCTCTTGTATGTCAGCCTTCAGTCCTTCCAACTCCTTTGCTTCTTTTGATGCACGAAAGGTACATAGATTGGCTGAATTTTATCCTAAGGACTTCTCCAACAATGATTTGTTAAAACTTGAATAG